Within the Rhodothermales bacterium genome, the region CCGGCGGGTCGGCGCGCGCCGTCGTTTACGCCCTGTTGACCGAACTGGCGCCCTCGCGCCTCTGGATCGCCGCGCGGAATACGGATCGCGCGGAGGCGCTTGCCGCGGACTTCGCGTCCTACGACACCCGCGGCGCGCTCGGCGTCTGCGCCCTGGCCGACGCCTCGGCGCCCGTGCGCGCCAGCCGGCTGCTGGTCAACACCACCCCGCTCGGGATGCAACCCGGCATCGACGCCTCCCCCTGGCCGGCCGCCGGTGATTTTCAGGCCGGGCAGATTGCCTACGACCTCGTCTATAATCCCCGCGAAACACGGTTCTTACGCGAGGCCTCGGGGCGGAACGCCGTTGCTGTGGGCGGGCTGGAGATGCTCATCGAACAGGCCGCCGCGTCCTATGTGCAGTGGACCGGTATGGACATGCCGCGCGCGGCCGTACGACAGGCGCTCACCGCTTAACCCAGTCGCCCGCGTGTCCGATACATAGAAGACACGATTCGCCCGATTGTCCGACCATTCTGAATGAACCAGCCCGGCCGAGGGAAAAATACGTCGCTTGCCCATCTCAACCTTCGCTATCCGGCGTTACCCCAGACGTTTCTGCGGATCATGGAGCTGATGGAGCAGGACGCCAGCAGCGATGCCGGGGCGGTGAGCGACGCCATTGTGCACGACCCCGGCGCCGTGGGGCGGATTCTGCGCCTGGCCAACTCGGGGCGCCAGCGGCCGGAGGATGAGATTCGCACGGTGCATAAAGCCGTCGAGGTGCTCGGTCCTGAAACCGTGGCCGGCGTCATCCTCAGCATGAATATGTCCGAGATACGCTCTACGCTGGACATCACGACGACGTTGCCCTTCCTCAATTTCGTCCGCCATAGCGTGGCGACAGCCTTTCTCGCCCGGTATCTTTATTTAATGAACCCCGAGGCGCCGCGCGACGCCGCCGCTCGGCTGGAGCGGGCCAACGAGGCGTTTACGGCCGGCCTCATGCACGACTTCGGCAAACTCCTCCTGCTTTACAACTTTCCGGAGGAAGCCTCGCGATTTTACGGCGCCATGGCCCATGAATTCCGGACCGACTACGCCATTCTCGAGGCGGAGCGGGTGTTGTTCGGGTTCAGCCACGTCGAGGCCGGCAGCTTCCTCGCCCGGCAGATGCACTTCCCGGCCCAGCTCACCCAGGCGATGGCGCTCCATCACACCTACGCCGACCTTGGGACGATGCCCCGCGCCCTCCGCCAGCTCGTCTATGTGGTCTCCGCCGCCAATCGTGCCGCCCATGCGATGGAAGAGGAATCGGACGACTCCGATCTCGAGCGCTGTTTTCAGGACGACATCTGGCGCCTCCTCCTCGCCGATGGCGCCCTCTCGGTGGATTCCCTTCAGGACCTTCTCGGCGAATTCGTCGAGCTGAAACCCTCGCTGGAAGAATACCTCGGCGCTTTCGCCTGATGGGCTCTGGATCGTCCGCCTTCCCCGCGCGTATCTTCTGCGATCTACACGCAGTCACGGTTAACGCATGCGGGATACACCCCCCTGGCACCCCTCCGTGCCCGAATGGTCGCCGGAGACTCTGGACGTCGATCCCATCGAGCGCTCCGAAACCATTCCCTCCAGCTGGTATGTCGATCCCGCGTTTCATGCCTGGGATCGGACCGCCGTTTTTTCGACCCACTGGCAGTACGCCGGCCACATCGGGCAGCTTCGGGAAGCGGGTGACTACCTGACGGCGGATGCCGCCGGCGCCCCGGTCGTCGTCGTCCGGGGGACCGATGGGGCGCTGCGAGCATTTTATAATGTCTGCCGCCACCGCGGTGGACCCCTGGCGCTGGACCATTGCGGCCGCTCCGCCATGCTCCAGTGTAAATACCACGGATGGACGTATCGGCTGGATGGCTCGCTGCGCGGGGTGCCGCGGTTTAATCGGGTCGATCTGTTTGATAAGAAAGACTACGGCCTGAAACCCGTACGGGTGGCCACGTGGGAAGGTCTCGTGTTTATACACGCCGGCGAACCGCTCCTCCCCCTGGGCGATCTCCTGGCCGGCATCGCCGAGCGTATCGCCCCGATGCGTCTGGAGGGCCTTCGCTTTGCACGCCGCATCCGCTACGAGGTGGCCTGCAATTGGAAGGTTTATGTCGACAACTACCTCGAGGGGTATCATCTCCCTTACGTGCACCCCGAATTATGCGATGTGCTGGATGTCGGGCGGTACGAAACCGAGACGTTTTCGTATTATTCGCTCCAGTACAGCCCGCTCAGCCCCGATTCCACCCGCTACGGCGCCGCTTCCGATTCTGCCTATTATTACTTCGTGTTTCCCAATTGCATGCTCAATATCATGCCGGGCCGGCTGCAGATGAACATCGTACTGCCGCTGGCCCCCGATCGATGTGTGGTCCTGTTCGATTATTTCTACACCGATACCGACTCCCTGGCGGCGGCCAGGAAGATAGAGGAGGATATGGCGTTCAGCGATCATGTGCAGCAGGAAGACATCGAGATCTGTGAGTGGGTGCAGCGGGGACTGGCTTCGCCGGCGTACGACCGGGGCCGGTTTTCGGTGGAATGTGAGCAGGGGGTTTACCATTTCCAGACCCAGCTGAAAACGGCCTACCGGTCGGCGGCGCGTGCCGCGGGGAACGCCCTATGACGCTCGCGGCC harbors:
- a CDS encoding shikimate dehydrogenase, whose product is MASEISPAGIDAKTRLVTLLGYPLSHSLSPIIHNAAFRAQGINMVYLCLPAPPEALPAVLAGLRAARFVGSNVTIPHKQAVVERVDVLSDRARAVGAVNTIVCRPGEGEALPRLYGDNTDIAGFLAPLAAHAHAVRGASVVVFGAGGSARAVVYALLTELAPSRLWIAARNTDRAEALAADFASYDTRGALGVCALADASAPVRASRLLVNTTPLGMQPGIDASPWPAAGDFQAGQIAYDLVYNPRETRFLREASGRNAVAVGGLEMLIEQAAASYVQWTGMDMPRAAVRQALTA
- a CDS encoding HDOD domain-containing protein; its protein translation is MNQPGRGKNTSLAHLNLRYPALPQTFLRIMELMEQDASSDAGAVSDAIVHDPGAVGRILRLANSGRQRPEDEIRTVHKAVEVLGPETVAGVILSMNMSEIRSTLDITTTLPFLNFVRHSVATAFLARYLYLMNPEAPRDAAARLERANEAFTAGLMHDFGKLLLLYNFPEEASRFYGAMAHEFRTDYAILEAERVLFGFSHVEAGSFLARQMHFPAQLTQAMALHHTYADLGTMPRALRQLVYVVSAANRAAHAMEEESDDSDLERCFQDDIWRLLLADGALSVDSLQDLLGEFVELKPSLEEYLGAFA
- a CDS encoding aromatic ring-hydroxylating dioxygenase subunit alpha, coding for MRDTPPWHPSVPEWSPETLDVDPIERSETIPSSWYVDPAFHAWDRTAVFSTHWQYAGHIGQLREAGDYLTADAAGAPVVVVRGTDGALRAFYNVCRHRGGPLALDHCGRSAMLQCKYHGWTYRLDGSLRGVPRFNRVDLFDKKDYGLKPVRVATWEGLVFIHAGEPLLPLGDLLAGIAERIAPMRLEGLRFARRIRYEVACNWKVYVDNYLEGYHLPYVHPELCDVLDVGRYETETFSYYSLQYSPLSPDSTRYGAASDSAYYYFVFPNCMLNIMPGRLQMNIVLPLAPDRCVVLFDYFYTDTDSLAAARKIEEDMAFSDHVQQEDIEICEWVQRGLASPAYDRGRFSVECEQGVYHFQTQLKTAYRSAARAAGNAL